Proteins found in one Leptospira neocaledonica genomic segment:
- a CDS encoding helix-turn-helix domain-containing protein, with product MENGSIESIYIKIGDVFRYCRMEKGLSLKELADALKKEYGVPFNPNLLGKMERGESRLLTHDFINLCLFFRLELKAFLDKDKKNIHETALGDLTEDPAIRRILIFISENRGSKGFVSFLEEFLKFMGPQLIRMSKDSDLKNLKAASPKKKGRKS from the coding sequence ATGGAAAACGGCTCCATCGAATCAATTTATATTAAAATAGGCGACGTCTTTCGATATTGCAGGATGGAGAAGGGTCTTTCCCTCAAGGAACTTGCAGACGCTCTTAAAAAAGAATATGGAGTTCCTTTCAATCCTAACCTTCTAGGAAAAATGGAAAGGGGAGAATCCAGACTACTTACTCACGATTTTATCAATCTTTGCTTATTCTTTCGTTTGGAGCTAAAAGCATTTCTAGATAAGGATAAGAAGAATATACATGAAACTGCATTAGGCGATCTAACAGAAGATCCTGCAATTCGTAGGATCTTGATATTCATAAGCGAGAACAGAGGCTCTAAAGGTTTTGTTAGCTTCTTAGAAGAATTCCTAAAATTTATGGGACCACAATTGATCCGAATGAGTAAAGACTCAGATCTTAAAAATCTAAAAGCTGCTTCTCCAAAGAAAAAAGGTCGCAAGTCTTAA
- a CDS encoding RICIN domain-containing protein encodes MLSSLLPSKSGNGSKLLSTASTYFHNEIFPPHWLNWTTDGANPIETGPTFLTRGLKCSGRYCDDVNLLASESGYTQTNSWWTDWFSEEGTNYRVCDNNAFVTGIKCSGSYCDNVSLKCSQLNNNGVRTGCYWTSGISEEDGGKFVAPESMYIAGASCNGRYCDSMSLYLCQADNGGPNVDQDALAQQFAPRLRFDQETTTGSGDSGKCFTSDPQTYYTQRAAGVAPQDLCNKDYSTISNNQVPIFYETSLVGTNAVLIRYWFFYAWQSTCFLSFGSHAADWEGMSVLVVNGQMKRVAWSQHSGWYSKEAGNFEVANGTHPVAYVGKNAHGSFHDDGGSGGCLYFEDFRNPGGNDYHQDTWNNLVRLRRGGDAPSWMNCQGSGCFDGIGHPMERGDWRSNAGCGSDGCGKSSVGGNIPFVNDPNGSEYSAISAKHSGKVIDVPGISTADGVNLYQWTNVGQDNQRWTLESTGDGYFKFIAKHSGKCFDVKGGSTAAGMNVIQYSCGGGNNQRFQLLSYGDGFFALQAKHSSQCLDIAGGATGDGGLLIQWPCAWTDNEKFQFLR; translated from the coding sequence ATTCTTTCTAGTCTTCTTCCTTCTAAAAGCGGAAATGGATCTAAGTTACTTAGCACAGCCAGCACTTATTTTCATAACGAGATTTTTCCTCCACATTGGTTGAATTGGACCACTGATGGTGCAAACCCAATTGAAACAGGACCTACTTTCTTAACTCGCGGTTTGAAATGTAGCGGCCGTTATTGCGATGATGTAAACCTTCTCGCAAGCGAATCCGGATACACTCAAACCAATAGTTGGTGGACAGATTGGTTTTCGGAAGAAGGTACCAATTATCGTGTTTGTGATAATAATGCTTTCGTGACCGGTATCAAATGTTCCGGAAGTTATTGTGATAACGTTTCCTTAAAATGTTCTCAATTAAACAATAACGGTGTTAGAACGGGATGTTATTGGACTTCCGGGATTTCTGAAGAAGACGGTGGAAAATTCGTAGCTCCTGAATCTATGTATATCGCTGGTGCAAGTTGTAACGGTCGCTATTGCGATAGTATGAGTTTATATCTTTGCCAAGCTGATAACGGTGGACCAAATGTTGATCAGGATGCACTTGCACAACAATTTGCACCTCGTTTGAGATTCGATCAAGAGACTACTACAGGTTCCGGAGATTCTGGAAAATGTTTTACTAGTGATCCTCAGACTTATTACACTCAAAGAGCTGCTGGAGTTGCTCCACAAGATCTTTGTAATAAAGATTATTCTACAATTTCAAATAACCAAGTTCCTATTTTCTATGAAACTTCTCTTGTTGGAACGAATGCAGTTCTGATTAGATACTGGTTCTTCTATGCTTGGCAAAGTACTTGTTTCTTAAGTTTTGGAAGCCACGCGGCTGACTGGGAAGGAATGAGCGTCCTAGTAGTGAACGGACAAATGAAACGAGTTGCTTGGTCTCAACACTCCGGCTGGTATTCTAAAGAAGCTGGTAACTTTGAAGTAGCGAACGGTACTCACCCGGTTGCATACGTTGGTAAAAACGCACATGGATCTTTCCATGATGACGGTGGATCCGGCGGATGTTTATACTTCGAAGATTTCAGAAATCCAGGTGGAAACGACTATCATCAAGACACTTGGAACAACCTTGTTCGATTGAGAAGAGGTGGAGATGCTCCGAGCTGGATGAATTGCCAAGGAAGCGGATGTTTCGACGGAATTGGACACCCAATGGAAAGAGGAGACTGGCGTTCTAACGCGGGTTGCGGATCTGACGGTTGTGGTAAATCTTCCGTGGGAGGAAACATTCCTTTCGTAAACGATCCAAATGGTTCTGAGTATTCAGCGATCTCGGCAAAACATAGCGGCAAAGTGATCGATGTTCCAGGCATCAGTACTGCTGACGGAGTAAATCTTTACCAATGGACAAACGTAGGCCAAGATAACCAAAGATGGACACTCGAATCCACAGGTGACGGATACTTCAAGTTTATCGCAAAACATAGCGGCAAATGTTTCGATGTGAAGGGAGGATCTACTGCAGCAGGAATGAATGTGATTCAATATTCTTGCGGTGGGGGAAACAACCAAAGATTCCAACTGCTCTCTTATGGAGACGGATTCTTTGCTCTTCAAGCAAAACATAGCAGCCAATGTTTGGATATTGCTGGTGGCGCGACTGGAGACGGAGGTCTCTTGATCCAATGGCCTTGTGCTTGGACTGATAACGAAAAGTTCCAGTTCTTGCGCTAA